From one Chanodichthys erythropterus isolate Z2021 chromosome 3, ASM2448905v1, whole genome shotgun sequence genomic stretch:
- the bptf gene encoding nucleosome-remodeling factor subunit BPTF isoform X3, whose amino-acid sequence MRGRRGRPPKAQLVQEPSTGPVRGLRPRRGLRAKVKVTCDDDYVTPKRGTHHHSTRGRRKARSAASRGRGRGRGTARGRGRRSTASGVVYDDHESDEDDEDAVSLRSEEEEFIEEPLTDEEEEEEDEEEAINDESDYLEELDELEEDDASYCTESSHGSNAVGRKRPRPRRPPSPILEQKEIPLLELPSSSEDLLIPNEQLLNASAIYEVLRSFCTVLRLSPFRFEDFCAALVGQEQCTLMAETHICLLKAILREEDTSNTTFGPADLKDSINSTLYFIDGMTWPEVVRSYCESDPEYHHVLPDLEGEDYPFSPLESKVKVLQFLVDQFLTTNLAREELMSEGVVQYDDHCRVCHRLGDLLCCETCSAVYHLECVKPPLEEVPEDEWQCEICVAHKVPGVTDCLTEFQKSRPYIRQEPIGYDRHQRKYWFLNRRIVVEEDGEDENKQTWYYSTKVQLGELLEVLDKGFWENDLCSVLEEMREEIHTHMDITEELTNKARGNNKAYLTVANDVILDRLKTKQEAELEEVKRRAAEEAERARQELKSGSGEPAVNDQMNSNGSCPQQDSSNGNAMNEQTSADASVSAVPVDEVGSTNVPELAVSSSAIPPKTDSQNPTGNAVTSSSSGEEAGEGTDGVKELADKSSEPAAHGDGDSVLETEPAQTVDENSCSSHFSISECLRGPEEPDLVDRSSQSSLNSQDETGEGKANGDSAKTGSSRMITRLRNPDSKLSQRKVMQDKDGSSQDGSRALKETPPLSSFGSFKRDSNKSSGFFKLGQEGKFRVYHNQYSTNTLALNKHQHREDHDKRRHLSHKFCMTPAGEFKWNGSLYGSKALTVSTLRLTIIQLENNVPAPFLHPNWASHRSNWIKAVQMCSKAREFALALAILECAIKPVVMLPMWKDSLGHTRLHRMTSVEREEKEKVKKREKKLEDEETMQQATWVKYTFPIKHQVWKQKGEEYRVTGYGGWSWVSKTHVHRFFPKLPGNTNVNYRKALEAKTGMDNQASLSETPKTLVKTDEISSENVPEKDNFQDTSLDSSEEKLSVEKDHVLKVEEQNEEKENETVTEKCDEKNGSVEQMDTSTPNSVNEEKDNITNAPSDDSPLKGEPLDSEVVKDSAPNQPQQSFWHDVVNVSEGFLLRTAYKKIKASKLDGLLERRVKQFTIEEKQRLEKLKQGTISKTSTEKIMEDKEITVAAQDQKVKIEGTISETPKARQTEGVACLVIQEKDNVVKKLDFNQEEEQAKTNTSGPKNILDVRLNDSGDLSPKEHQQKLTEPEPKTASRVAMSELNGNSQSLDQSLSLNTKPDKTVTEVTCPPEDSERKDIIENNENDLDVKRTLPLQVNGKDGPVDPECKNLTDSVNTKELTNTVVEEIKAISPKETVKSLMNGDATQECLKEWTNSTIPQVNSDEDKGVNKLDPDYPPPQKMAKLENNIEESKDSTVSSAEPSSVASESNTRSEVPSHSSKVEPMQVEEAKPPVPSPVPSAEESSLSSDLTENSSSLGETTTVITQVTTTTTTVSTESRMVLTSRDSLASNNGISTPVPTDSKVESTSSVSTLSTTTTTVTKVTDSSQEATLTKECLTTVTKTLTDTKLSPSGATVKSMTVSHEYSTRDRVRLLKFSRTKKTRSGTALPSYRKFVTKSSKKSIFVLPNDELKKLARRGGIREVPIFNYNAKPALDIWPYPSPRPTFGITWRYRLQTVRSLAGVSLMLRLLWACLRWDDMSVKPSPTGGTTRTETSDTDITTTEIIKRRDVGPYGIRSEYCIRKIICPLGVPETPKETPTPQRKGLRSSALRPKKPEPAKQTGPVVIETWVAEEDLELWEIRAFTERVEREKAQAADPTKVSVQKKAEEVKAQLEAQLKQQRLAAQQKRLEQQKPSTTSTTSTLTSTPTTPGTTTQKVVVGSISGQVTTAPKVVMTTKLGSPVTFQQNKNFQQSFASWVKQGQQGNTVSTSSVVTVAANSATTSGQTFHIAAAAGSMAGSVITAKLPVPANSKIVTVNVPTTQGGLVQVQQKVVGIIPSSTAGTAQSFPPFQPRTATINIRPNTTTSTQQVITTGTALRPGMTVIRSPLHQATTLGKTIIRTPLMVQQGQVQQPVQTSTGAQAVGTPPRLSTPNQPQTPQTPSSPRPQQGQVKLTLAQLTQLTQGAQGGNQGLTVVIQGQGQTTGQLQVIPQGVTVIPGPGQQLMQAAMPNGQVQRFLFTPMAPAPASAPAAPAAPTTTTSSGVPATAAPAATTSTTPAPIQPATRLAPQPQPPTTLPPTSSLPPSQPAQHTPTPVSAAIVPQPTPSLQPHPPVQLRPQPQVPPQTSVPPPTPVPAPQIAQVTATAPPQQVTTLPVAQTTVTKVQPQIQLPPQLLSVPGLQQQVISHIQSQVAAQIQAQVQQVGTTAGMPQQIKLQLPIQIQQQGGGQVQAHQIQNLVTIQTASVQEQLQRIQQLCEQQQQKKKQQEAKREQAQQHVSQSDLIQKQVAQKQNVAIEQLKQKKTMTPAEREENQRMIVCNQVMKFILDKIDKDERQAAKKRKREESVEQKRSKQNASKLSALLFKHKEQLKADILKKRALLDKELQLQVQEELKRDLIKLRREKEKAQAAAAQAAAAAAAASAHVHSGLSSYTPTVTSPSTHKRKRDEERDAASKSKRKKMISTTSKDSKRDIKLYCICKTPYDESKFYIGCDLCSNWYHGECVGITEKEAKKMDDYICSECKRAQEGSTEELYCICRTPYDESQFYIGCDRCQNWYHGRCVGILQSEATHIDEYVCPQCQSTEDAMTVLTPLTDKDYEGLKRILRSLQSHKMAWPFLEPVDPNDAPDYYGIIKEPMDLSTMEERIQKRFYSKLTEFVADMTKIFDNCRYYNPSDSPFYQCAEFLESFFVQKLKAFKASRSHNNKLQSSAS is encoded by the exons ATGAGGGGGAGACGAGGCAGGCCGCCCAAAGCGCAGCTGGTGCAGGAGCCCTCAACGGGGCCGGTGCGCGGGCTGAGACCCCGCCGGGGCTTGCGAGCGAAGGTGAAAGTTACCTGCGATGATGATTATGTCACCCCTAAACGAGGGACCCATCATCATTCAACACGAGGCCGAAGAAAAGCGCGATCCGCGGCATCGAGGGGCAGAGGAAGAGGCAGGGGAACGGCCAGAGGTAGGGGGCGGCGGAGCACCGCGAGCGGGGTGGTTTACGACGACCACGAGAGcgatgaagatgatgaagatgCGGTTAGTTTGAGATCAGAGGAGGAAGAATTCATCGAGGAGCCTCTGACggatgaagaggaggaggaagaagatgaGGAGGAGGCCATCAACGACGAGTCCGACTACCTGGAGGAACTGGACGAATTGGAGGAAGACGATGCGAGTTACTGCACGGAGAGCAGCCACGGCAGCAACGCAG TAGGTCGTAAAAGGCCAAGACCAAGGCGACCACCTTCTCCTATTCTGGAGCAGAAGGAGATTCCTCTTCTGGAGCTGCCCAGTTCCTCCGAGGACCTTCTCATTCCCAACGAGCAGCTACTCAATGCGTCGGCTATTTATGAGGTCCTTCGCAGTTTCTGCACCGTCTTGCGTCTCTCTCCGTTCCGTTTCGAGGACTTCTGCGCTGCTCTGGTCGGACAGGAGCAGTGCACGCTGATGGCGGAGACGCACATCTGTCTGCTGAAGGCCATTTTACGGGAGGAAGACACCTCCAACACCACTTTCGGACCCGCGGACCTCAAGGACAGCATCAACTCCACACTCTACTTCATTGACGGTATGACTTGGCCGGAAGTGGTGCGTTCATACTGCGAAAGCGACCCCGAGTATCACCACGTGCTCCCTGACCTGGAGGGCGAAGACTATCCGTTCAGCCCTTTGGAGAGCAAAGTCAAGGTCTTGCAGTTCCTGGTGGACCAATTCCTCACCACTAACCTCGCCCGTGAGGAGCTCATGTCCGAGGGGGTCGTTCAGTACGACGACCATTGCCGGGTTTGCCACAGGCTCGGCGACCTCCTGTGCTGCGAGACCTGCTCGGCCGTGTATCACCTGGAGTGCGTCAAGCCTCCCCTGGAGGAGGTGCCTGAGGACGAATGGCAGTGTGAGATTTGTGTGGCACACAAAGTGCCCGGCGTAACAGACTGTCTGACAGAGTTCCAGAAGAGCCGGCCGTACATCCGGCAAGAGCCCATTGGTTACGACCGACATCAAAGAAAATACTGGTTTCTCAACAGGAGGATCGTtgt AGAGGAAGATGGCGAGGATGAAAATAAACAGACCTGGTACTACAGCACTAAAGTCCAGCTCGGGGAGCTGTTGGAGGTTCTGGATAAAGGGTTCTGGGAGAATGATCTCTGCTCTGTGCTGGAGGAGATGAGAGAGGAGATCCACACTCACATGGACATTACAGAGGAGCTCACTAACAAGGCCCGTGGGAATAACAAGGCATACCTCACCGTTGCCAATG ATGTGATCCTGGACCGCCTGAAGACCAAGCAGGAAGCGGAGCTCGAGGAGGTGAAGCGACGGGCAGCGGAGGAGGCTGAGAGGGCCAGACAGGAGTTGAAATCAGGATCTGGTGAACCAGCTGTGAACGATCAAATGAACTCGAACGGATCGTGTCCACAACAAGACTCCAGTAATGGGAATGCGATGAATGAGCAAACTTCTGCAGATG cttcagtctcagctgtccCAGTTGATGAGGTGGGCAGCACCAATGTTCCTGAGCTCGCGGTATCCAGCTCAGCCATTCCGCCTAAAACTGACTCCCAGAATCCCACAGGGAATGCTGTGACATCATCTTCCAGTGGTGAGGAGGCAGGGGAAGGGACTGATGGGGTGAAAGAGTTGGCAG ATAAGAGCTCGGAGCCTGCAGCTCACGGTGATGGTGATTCTGTACTAGAGACTGAACCTGCACAGACAGTGGATGAGAACAGCTGCAGCAGTCATTTCTCCATTTCTGAATGCTTGCGAGGTCCAGAAGAGCCTGACCTGGTGGACCGATCCTCACAGTCTTCTCTCAACAGCCAGGATGAAACAG gtgagGGTAAAGCTAACGGAGATAGTGCAAAGACAGGATCTTCACGCATGATTACACGACTCCGGAACCCTGATAGCAAGCTAAGTCAACGCAAGGTCATGCAGGACAAAGATGGCAGCTCTCAGGATGGTAGCAGAGCACTTAAAGAG ACTCCCCCATTGTCGTCATTTGGCTCCTTTAAGAGAGATTCAAACAAGAGCAGTGGCTTTTTCAAACTGGGCCAGGAGGGTAAATTTCGAGTCTACCACAACCAGTACAGCACTAACACACTTGCCCTGAACAAGCACCAACACCGTGAGGACCATGACAAACGCAGACATCTTTCCCACAAGTTCTGCATGACCCCTGCTGGTGAGTTCAAGTGGAACGGATCGCTGTATGGCTCGAAAGCCCTGACTGTGTCTACGTTGAGATTAACCATCATTCAGCTGGAGAACAATGTCCCTGCTCCGTTCTTGCATCCCAACTGGGCATCACACAG GTCAAACTGGATAAAGGCTGTCCAAATGTGCAGCAAGGCGAGAGAGTTTGCGTTAGCTTTGGCCATTCTAGAGTGTGCAATCAAGCCAGTGGTCATGCTCCCTATGTGGAAGGATTCTCTCGGTCACACAAG GCTTCATCGCATGACCTCTGTTGAGCGGGAAGAGAAGGAGAAggtgaaaaagagagagaaaaaactagAAGATGAAGAGACTATGCAGCAGGCCACATGGGTGAAGTACACTTTCCCCATCAAACACCAG GTGTGGAAGCAGAAAGGTGAGGAGTACAGAGTAACTGGGTATGGAGGCTGGAGCTGGGTGAGTAAGACGCATGTCCATCGCTTTTTCCCAAAACTACCTGGAAACACCAACGTCAATTACCGGAAAGCACTTGAGG cTAAAACTGGAATGGACAATCAGGCATCTCTTTCAGAAACACCAAAAACTTTGGTTAAAACAGATGAAATTTCATCTGAAAATGTGCCTGAAAAGGATAACTTCCAGGACACATCACTGGATTCTTCTGAAGAAAAGCTATCTGTGGAGAAAGATCATGTGTTAAAAGTTGAAGAACAAAATGAAGAAAAGGAGAATGAAACTGTTACAGAGAAGTGTGATGAAAAAAATGGATCGGTAGAACAAATGGACACCAGCACTCCCAACTCTGTAAATGAGGAAAAAG ATAACATCACAAATGCCCCATCCGATGACTCTCCTTTGAAAGGAGAGCCTTTGGATAGTGAGGTGGTAAAGGATAGTGCTCCTAATCAACCCCAGCAATCCTTCTGGCATGATGTTGTGAATGTCAGTGAAGGCTTCTTGCTACGTACGGCATACAAGAAAATCAAGGCATCAAAACTTGATGGCCTTTTAGAGAGGCGGGTCAAACAGTTCACCATAGAAGAGAAGCAGAGGCTTGAGAAACTCAAGCAGGGAACAATTTCTAAAACCTCAACTGAAAAGATAATGGAAGACAAAGAGATAACTGTTGCTGCTCAAGACCAAAAGGTTAAGATTGAAGGAACTATCTCTGAAACTCCGAAGGCTAGACAGACTGAGGGAGTAGCCTGTCTAGTGATCCAAGAAAAAGACAATGTGGTCAAAAAGCTTGATTTTAACCAAGAGGAAGAACAGGCGAAGACAAACACTTCAGGACCGAAGAACATCCTGGATGTTAGATTAAATGACTCTGGTGACTTATCCCCTAAAGAACATCAGCAGAAGTTGACAGAACCAGAACCCAAGACCGCCAGTAGGGTAGCAATGTCTGAGCTTAATGGAAACTCTCAAAGTCTGGATCAAAGCCTCAGCTTGAACACTAAACCCGATAAAACCGTTACAGAAGTTACGTGTCCACCTGAAGACTCTGAGAGGAAGGACATCATTGAAAACAATGAGAATGACCTAGACGTAAAGAGAACTTTGCCATTGCAAGTAAATGGGAAGGATGGTCCTGTTGACCCAGAATGTAAGAATTTGACTGATAGTGTTAACACAAAGGAGCTAACCAATACCGTTGTGGAGGAGATTAAAGCAATATCACCAAAGGAAACAGTGAAGTCGCTAATGAATGGTGACGCCACTCAAGAGTGTCTTAAAGAATGGACTAATAGCACGATTCCTCAGGTGAATTCGGATGAGGATAAAGGGGTTAACAAACTTGACCCCGATTATCCACCACCTCAGAAAATGGCCAAGTTGGAAAACAACATTGAAGAATCTAAAGACTCCACGGTTTCTTCTGCTGAACCTTCTTCTGTAGCTTCTGAGTCGAACACAAGATCCGAGGTGCCTAGTCATAGCTCTAAGGTAGAGCCGATGCAAGTTGAGGAGGCAAAACCTCCTGTTCCTTCTCCCGTCCCTTCAGCGGAAGAGTCCAGCTTAAGTAGTGACCTCACTGAAAACAGCAGCAGCCTTGGCGAGACTACGACTGTCATTACTCAAGTCACCACAACTACAACCACAGTATCCACAGAGTCCCGCATGGTGTTGACCTCACGTGACAGTCTTGCTTCCAATAACGGGATCAGTACCCCTGTACCAACAGATTCTAAGGTGGAGTCTACCAGCTCTGTTTCAACACTCTCCACTACTACCACTACTGTTACAAAGGTTACAGACTCATCCCAGGAAGCCACTCTAACAAAAGAGTGCTTGACCACTGTCACAAAAACACTGACCGATACCAAGTTGAGTCCTAGTGGTGCCACTGTAAAATCTATGACAGTGAGTCACGAATATTCCACCAGGGACAGGGTACGACTGTTAAAGTTCTCTCGCACCAAGAAAACACGGTCTGGAACGGCCTTGCCCTCGTACCGCAAGTTTGTGACCAAGAGTAGCAAGAAGAGTATCTTTGTGCTTCCCAATGACGAGCTGAAGAAACTTGCAAGGCGCGGTGGTATCCGCGAAGTTCCTATCTTTAACTATAATGCCAAGCCGGCCCTGGACATCTGGCCCTACCCATCCCCTCGACCAACATTTGGGATCACATGGAG ATACCGACTCCAGACAGTGAGGTCTTTGGCTGGAGTGAGCCTAATGCTACGGCTGCTTTGGGCCTGCCTCAGATGGGATGATATGTCTGTGAAACCCTCACCCACAGGAGGGACAACGCGAACAG AGACATCTGACACTGATAtcaccaccactgagatcaTCAAGCGGAGAGATGTTGGTCCTTATGGCATTCGTTCAGAGTATTGCATCAGGAAGATCATTTGTCCCCTTGGGGTGCCTGAGACTCCCAAAG AGACTCCTACACCTCAAAGGAAAGGCCTTCGTTCAAGTGCTCTGAGACCAAAGAAGCCAGAACCAGCTAAGCAGACAGGGCCTGTTGTAATCGAAACCTGGGTGGCCGAGGAAGACCTGGAACTTTGGGAGATTCGAGCCTTTACTGAAAG GGTTGAGAGGGAAAAGGCACAAGCGGCTGACCCAACTAAGGTTAGTGTGCAGAAGAAAGCAGAGGAGGTCAAGGCCCAATTGGAAGCTCAGCTAAAGCAGCAGAGATTGGCAGCCCAGCAG AAACGGTTGGAACAGCAGAAACCTAGCACCACCAGCACCACATCCACCTTGACTAGCACCCCTACGACCCCTGGGACCACTACTCAGAAGGTGGTGGTGGGCTCTATTAGCGGTCAGGTAACTACAGCGCCAAAAGTGGTAATGACCACCAAGCTGGGCTCTCCGGTCACATTCCAGCAAAACAAGAACTTCCAGCAGTCCTTTGCTTCTTGGGTCAAGCAGGGCCAACAAGGCAATACAG TCTCTACCAGTTCGGTTGTGACTGTGGCGGCGAATAGCGCCACCACATCTGGGCAAACGTTCCACATCGCTGCTGCTGCGGGGTCGATGGCCGGCAGTGTCATCACCGCTAAACTACCTGTTCCAGCCAACAGCAAGATAGTCACAGTGAACGTACCAACCACGCAAGGAG GTTTGGTACAGGTACAGCAGAAGGTGGTGGGCATCATTCCATCAAGCACAGCGGGCACCGCACAGTCCTTCCCTCCATTCCAGCCCCGTACGGCCACCATTAACATCAGACCCAACACAACCACCTCCACACAGCAG GTCATTACGACTGGAACCGCTCTACGACCAGGGATGACTGTTATACGCTCTCCCTTGCACCAGGCTACCACCCTGGGGAAGACTATCATTCGCACACCCCTGATGGTTCAACAAG GTCAAGTGCAACAGCCAGTGCAAACAAGTACAGGTGCTCAGGCGGTGGGCACTCCTCCTCGCCTCTCCACACCGAACCAACCCCAGACCCCACAGACGCCCTCTTCTCCCCGACCACAGCAGGGTCAGGTCAAACTCACTCTGGCCCAGCTCACACAGCTCACCCAAGGGGCTCAG GGAGGGAACCAGGGGTTGACAGTAGTGATCCAAGGGCAAGGTCAGACCACCGGCCAGCTGCAGGTCATTCCTCAGGGGGTGACCGTCATTCCGGGGCCTGGTCAGCAACTCATGCAGGCAGCCATGCCCAATGGCCAAGTCCAGCGTTTCTTGTTCACACCCATGGCCCCTGCACCAGCGTCTGCCCCTGCTGCCCCCGCCGCTCCCACCACAACAACCTCATCAGGCGTCCCAGCCACAGCTGCACCAGCTGCCACCACCAGCACAACTCCAGCACCCATTCAACCAG CTACTCGTCTTGCTCCACAGCCCCAACCTCCAACCACACTTCCTCCCACATCATCTCTCCCTCCATCACAGCCAGCCCAGCACACACCcactccagtctcagccgcaaTCGTTCCCCAACCGACTCCATCTCTACAACCCCACCCGCCCGTACAGCTCCGACCTCAGCCCCAAGTCCCTCCACAAACATCAGTCCCGCCCCCTACACCTGTTCCTGCCCCTCAGATAGCACAGGTGACGGCCACCGCACCTCCACAGCAGGTCACCACCCTCCCTGTCGCCCAGACCACAGTTACCAAAGTCCAGCCCCAGATCCAGCTTCCCCCGCAGCTCCTCAGCGTCCCCGGGCTCCAGCAGCAGGTCATCTCCCACATCCAGAGTCAGGTAGCGGCCCAGATTCAAGCTCAGGTCCAGCAGGTCGGGACCACAGCCGGGATGCCCCAGCAGATCAAACTGCAACTGCCCATTCAGATTCAGCAGCAGGGCGGAGGGCAAGTCCAAGCGCACCAGATCCAGAATTTGGTGACCATCCAGACGGCCAGCGTACAGGAGCAGCTTCAGCGGATCCAGCAGCTTTGcgaacagcagcagcagaagaaGAAACAGCAGGAGGCGAAGAGAGAGCAGGCCCAACAGCATGTCAGCCAGAGCGACTTGATACAAAAACAG GTGGCTCAGAAGCAGAATGTGGCCATAGAGCAGTTAAAACAGAAGAAAACCATGACTCCTGCTGAAAGAGAGGAGAACCAGAG GATGATTGTTTGTAACCAGGTGATGAAGTTCATTCTGGATAAAATCGATAAGGACGAGAGGCAGGCGGCCAAAAAGCGGAAACGGGAGGAGTCTGTGGAGCAGAAGCGCAGCAAGCAGAACGCCAGCAAGCTGTCGGCTCTGCTCTTCAAACACAAAGAGCAGCTCAAGGCTGATATCCTGAAGAAAAGAGCACTGCTTGATAAAGAGCTACAGCTGCAAGTGCAG GAGGAGTTGAAGCGCGATCTCATTAAACTGCGGCGGGAGAAGGAGAAAGCTCAGGCTGCGGCTGCACAAGCTGCGGCTGCTGCTGCGGCCGCCAGCGCTCACGTGCACAGCGGTCTCTCCTCATACACACCGACTGTCACCTCACCCTCCACACACAAACGCAAGCGGGACGAGGAGAGAGACGCTGCCTCCAAGTCCAAACGCAAAAAGATGATCTCCACTACCTCAAAGGACAGCAAGAGGGACATCAAGTTATACTGCATCTGCAAGACGCCCTATGATGAGTCTAA